The genomic region CGAACAAGGACTTTACCGATTTGGAAGGCGACCCGCAGCACTTCTTTGACCGCGGGAAATCAACCATCGACATGGACATCGTCTACAACCCGGTCGACAAGTTCTACCACGCCTTCTACAAGAACGAAGGCGACGGCGGCATCTGCAAGGTGACCGCAAGTTCGCTCATGCCCAAGAGTGGAGCCGACAGCGGTTCGCAGTGGAGCAAGCCGAGCAAGGCCCTGCAACAGACGACCGAAGCCGTGGAAGGCGCGGGCGTATTCAAGCTCATCAACCAGAATTCCTGGGTGCTCATGTACGACTGCTACATGAACGGGCATTACCAGTTCACGAGCAGTCCCGACCTCGAAAACTTCAAGTTCGTGCAGGATACCAAGACGAGCGGCGCATTCACGCCCCGCCACGGGACAATCCTCCCGGTCACCGCCGAAGAGACTGCAAAACTCATGAAGGCCTTCCCCACCCCGGACTTTGAACCGCGGGTGATTGAAATTCCCGATTCCATAGGCGTGTGCGACGGGAAGAAGGTTGTTGGTCCATGCAGCGGCACGAAGATTGTCCCCTACGTGAAGGTAGATGACGGTGGATGGAACGAAACGCTTGACCTGAAGGTCGCGAAAGGCGCTACAGTGCAGTTCGGCCCGCACCCGTGGGACGGCAAGATCTGGAACTGGGAAGGCCCGAACGGATTCAAATCCACCACCCGCGAAAACACGCTCAAGAACGTGGATGGCGACTTTAGCGGTTACTACACTGTCGTTTACACGAACGAGACCGGATGCAAGAGCCAAGCCAAAATCAAGATTGTAGTGGACGATCCGGACAAGCCGTACAAGGAAGACACGACGACAACCTTCATTTCAAAGGATTTACGCAACAACCGCGCTAATATGCGCTTGAACCGTAATCCGGTTTACTTCGACTTGCTCGGAAACCGCCTCAAAAACAAGCCGCGCAACGGGATGTTTGTGGAACGGTAGCGACTTCGTCGCTATTAGTTACTAGTAACTATTTACAACTCTACTTAGTTTGATAAAAGCATTCACCGGGTCGGCATAATTCCAGATGCCCCCCAGAATCGAGACTCCTTGCACCGGGAGTTTCTTGATTTCGTCGAGATTCTCGTGGTCGATGCCGCCGAAGGCGATGACGGGCGGCAGGTTCGCGGTGCCGGAGGCGGCAAGATGTTCGAGGACCGCCGTAGCGCCGAACGTCTTGACAGGCTCAAAGACGGATTGCGGCTGGAAAACGGGCCCAACGAGCGCCCCGGCCACCCATTCCGGGAGTTTTTCAAGCTGTTCCAGGTCGCGGCAAAGGGCAACGCAGTTCACGCGCTTCCAGCTTTCGGGAACCTCCCCCAGCAAAGAGCCCGCTTCGGTAACGCACCCGCGCACGTCCAGGCGCTCCGCCAAATCTGGTGTTCCACGCACCCAAATGCGGTCTCGGCATTCCATCGGGAGCGCCATGAGCCACCGCTCGTAATCGCTTTCTGTCGCGCAGGGAGCACCGCCCCTGCCCCGTTTGGAGAGTATCAGGCGCGTAAGCCCGCGGCTGAACATCTGTTCGATGTCGTCGAATTCTGAGGCAAAATCATCAGGAGATGTCGTAAGCCAAAGCCGCATGGCTCAAATATACAATAAACAAATACCCCTAGATTTACGCAATTTTTCAAAAAATCCTTGTTCAATTCCCTTTAATCTTTATATTTTTCATCTTGGATTTTTCGCTTTTGGCTCCAAATGGGCCGAAAGTGCACTTAAATCAGATTTTTTCGAAAAAACCTAAAAATTGGAGACACACATGGCAAAAAAGATGATTGCGTGTGATGGTAACGAGGCCACCGCTAGCGTAGCATTTGCTGTTAGCGAAGTTGCGGCTATTTACCCGATTACACCGTCTAGTCCTATGGCTGAGCACGCCGACAACTGGAGTGCTGCAGGCAAGAAGAATATTTGGGGACAGGTTCCCCGCGTGTTTGAAATGCAGTCCGAAGGTGGTGCTGCCGGTACCGTTCACGGAGCTCTGCAGGCCGGTGCTTTGACCACGACCTTCACCGCTTCCCAGGGTCTTCTGTTGATGATCCCGAACATGTACAAGATTGCGGGCGAACTTACCCCCACGGTCTTCCATGTGACTGCCCGTGCACTTGCCATGCAGGGTCTTTCTATTTTCGGTGACCACTCCGACGTGATGGCTTGCCGCCAGACTGGCTTTGCCATGCTCGCCTCCAGCTGCGTGCAGGAATGCCAGGACCTCGCTCTCGTGGCCCACGCTTCCACTCTCGAAAGCCGCGTGCCGTTTATGCACTTCTTCGACGGTTTCCGTACCTCTCACGAAGTGATGAAGATCGAAGCTCTCGAAGACGGCGTTATCCGTAACGTCATCGACGAAAAGTACGTGAAGGCTTGCCGTGAAC from Fibrobacter sp. UWP2 harbors:
- a CDS encoding glycoside hydrolase family 43 protein → MLGKKYLNKNALVTAGVLIASIPSLAQVDVTPFWRAVDSVSRSLGNSANDLYTDLSLLDTIKLAGETFPITWKSSDTLFLAHDGRVNGRFVGENKEVTLTATIHDGLSAKTQDVAIKVSIHGYEPYSNYLFAYFPANDNENIYYALSNDGYSFTAMNNGKRVVAADTVSIKKGLRDPHVLRAPDGWFYMVNTDMKSAEGWASNRGMVLMKSRDLINWKHATVHFPDKYKGKNFANVTRVWAPETFWDDTYDNGDGTKGRPLVYFSLLTNDGTISYDKVFYAYSNKDFTDLEGDPQHFFDRGKSTIDMDIVYNPVDKFYHAFYKNEGDGGICKVTASSLMPKSGADSGSQWSKPSKALQQTTEAVEGAGVFKLINQNSWVLMYDCYMNGHYQFTSSPDLENFKFVQDTKTSGAFTPRHGTILPVTAEETAKLMKAFPTPDFEPRVIEIPDSIGVCDGKKVVGPCSGTKIVPYVKVDDGGWNETLDLKVAKGATVQFGPHPWDGKIWNWEGPNGFKSTTRENTLKNVDGDFSGYYTVVYTNETGCKSQAKIKIVVDDPDKPYKEDTTTTFISKDLRNNRANMRLNRNPVYFDLLGNRLKNKPRNGMFVER
- a CDS encoding thiamine phosphate synthase; the protein is MRLWLTTSPDDFASEFDDIEQMFSRGLTRLILSKRGRGGAPCATESDYERWLMALPMECRDRIWVRGTPDLAERLDVRGCVTEAGSLLGEVPESWKRVNCVALCRDLEQLEKLPEWVAGALVGPVFQPQSVFEPVKTFGATAVLEHLAASGTANLPPVIAFGGIDHENLDEIKKLPVQGVSILGGIWNYADPVNAFIKLSRVVNSY